From the Pseudoxanthobacter soli DSM 19599 genome, one window contains:
- a CDS encoding Do family serine endopeptidase, giving the protein MAKTSSSNSGVMRRRRSSLLTAGALSLALVGSVAGGIATPAFAAAVNVPANAATQMPSFADVVAAVQPAVVSIRVKADAGPQMSSFNGGQDDDQGSGPGGIPFEFFKRFGQIPGGEGQGAPGAGKRAPHEMVMGQGSGFIISSDGYVVTNNHVVDKATEVTVTTNDGKDYSAKVIGTDEKTDVALLKISGDHDFPFVKFADSDVRVGDWVIAVGNPFGLGGTVTAGIVSARGRDIGSGPYDDFIQIDAPINKGNSGGPTFNLKGDVVGMNTAIYSPTGGSVGIGFDIPAETVSQIVSTLKTKGVVTRGWLGVQIQPITDDIADSLGLKSDKGALVAEAQSDSPAVASGIKSGDAILAVDGKPVASPRELAKVIAGYEPGTTVKVDVWRGGKSEEVAVKLGKLPTKQQQAMADDASPQDSSSEVGQLGLTVAPASAVGKDEKGVAVVKIDPDGPAADKGVQVGDVIVAAGGKPVGDAKDVAASIEAAKADGRKAVLLQLKQGSQLRFVALPIAKA; this is encoded by the coding sequence ATGGCCAAGACGTCCTCGTCCAATTCCGGTGTCATGCGTCGTCGCCGCAGCTCGCTGCTGACGGCCGGCGCGCTTTCTCTCGCGCTCGTCGGCAGCGTCGCCGGCGGGATCGCGACGCCCGCCTTCGCGGCGGCGGTGAACGTGCCCGCCAATGCCGCGACGCAGATGCCGAGCTTCGCCGACGTCGTCGCGGCGGTGCAGCCGGCGGTGGTCTCGATCCGCGTGAAGGCGGATGCCGGGCCGCAGATGTCGAGCTTCAACGGCGGCCAGGACGACGACCAGGGCAGCGGCCCCGGCGGCATTCCGTTCGAATTCTTCAAGCGCTTCGGCCAGATCCCCGGCGGGGAAGGCCAGGGTGCTCCCGGTGCCGGCAAGCGTGCGCCCCACGAGATGGTGATGGGGCAGGGCTCCGGCTTCATCATCTCGTCCGACGGCTATGTCGTGACCAACAACCACGTCGTCGACAAGGCGACCGAGGTGACGGTCACCACCAACGACGGAAAGGACTACAGCGCCAAGGTCATCGGCACCGACGAGAAGACCGACGTCGCGCTTCTGAAGATTTCCGGCGACCACGACTTCCCGTTCGTGAAGTTCGCCGACAGCGATGTGCGCGTCGGCGACTGGGTGATCGCGGTCGGCAATCCGTTCGGCCTCGGCGGAACGGTGACGGCGGGCATCGTCTCGGCGCGCGGCCGCGACATCGGCTCGGGTCCCTACGACGACTTCATCCAGATCGACGCGCCGATCAACAAGGGCAATTCCGGCGGTCCGACCTTCAACCTGAAGGGCGACGTCGTCGGCATGAACACGGCGATCTACTCGCCGACCGGCGGCTCCGTCGGCATCGGCTTCGACATTCCCGCCGAGACGGTCAGCCAGATCGTCTCGACGCTGAAGACGAAGGGCGTCGTCACCCGCGGCTGGCTCGGCGTGCAGATCCAGCCGATCACGGACGACATCGCCGACAGCCTCGGCCTGAAGTCCGACAAGGGTGCGCTCGTTGCCGAGGCCCAGTCCGACAGCCCGGCGGTCGCCTCCGGCATCAAGTCCGGCGATGCCATTCTGGCGGTCGACGGCAAGCCGGTCGCCTCGCCGCGCGAACTCGCCAAGGTGATCGCCGGTTACGAGCCGGGCACCACGGTGAAAGTCGACGTGTGGCGCGGCGGCAAGTCCGAGGAAGTCGCCGTCAAGCTCGGCAAGCTGCCGACCAAGCAGCAGCAGGCCATGGCCGACGATGCCTCGCCGCAGGACAGCTCGTCCGAGGTCGGCCAGCTCGGTCTGACCGTCGCACCGGCCTCTGCGGTCGGCAAGGACGAGAAGGGCGTCGCGGTGGTGAAGATCGATCCCGACGGTCCGGCCGCCGACAAGGGCGTGCAGGTCGGCGACGTGATCGTGGCCGCCGGCGGCAAGCCGGTCGGCGATGCCAAGGACGTTGCGGCCAGCATCGAGGCCGCCAAGGCCGACGGCCGCAAGGCGGTGCTGCTGCAGCTGAAGCAGGGCAGCCAGCTGCGCTTCGTGGCGCTGCCGATCGCCAAGGCCTGA